The Anoxybacillus flavithermus genome has a segment encoding these proteins:
- a CDS encoding SprT family protein has protein sequence MDERELQALVERISLDVFHKPFRHRAVFNDRLRTTGGRYVLSTHHIELNRKYYEQYGEEELIQVIKHELCHYHLHLEGKGYRHRDRDFRELLQKVQAPRFCKPVLLSKTKKEHYYKCTSCRYMYVRRKALDTTRYVCGFCRGKLKKIKREC, from the coding sequence ATGGATGAGCGTGAATTACAGGCGCTTGTTGAGCGCATATCGTTGGATGTATTTCATAAACCATTTCGTCATCGTGCGGTATTTAATGATCGATTACGCACGACTGGTGGGCGATATGTGCTTTCTACACATCATATCGAACTAAATAGAAAATATTATGAGCAGTACGGAGAAGAAGAACTCATTCAAGTCATTAAGCACGAATTATGTCACTATCATTTGCATCTTGAAGGAAAAGGCTATCGCCATCGCGATCGTGATTTTCGCGAATTATTACAAAAGGTACAAGCTCCACGTTTTTGTAAGCCTGTTTTATTATCGAAGACAAAAAAAGAACATTATTACAAATGCACATCATGTCGCTATATGTATGTGAGAAGAAAAGCATTAGATACAACTCGATACGTATGCGGCTTTTGTCGAGGGAAATTGAAAAAAATAAAAAGAGAGTGTTGA
- a CDS encoding cortex morphogenetic protein CmpA, which translates to MPMWLKNQMRRAYYEKNRAQIKLLNQCWFFYRKTHCS; encoded by the coding sequence ATGCCGATGTGGTTAAAAAATCAAATGCGGCGTGCATATTATGAGAAAAATCGCGCACAAATTAAACTTCTCAATCAATGTTGGTTTTTTTATCGGAAAACACACTGCTCATGA
- a CDS encoding RNA-binding transcriptional accessory protein yields the protein MCSYFCLGEEFCLELLKQLAAQLNIPFIHVQHVIQLHEEGNTIPFIARYRKEMTGALDEVQIRTILDEWNYLQNLAKRKEEVIRLIDEQGKLTNELKEAITKATKLQEVEDLYRPYKQKRRTKATIAKEKGLEPFAEWLLTFPNESIAERAKLFIDEQKEVRTIDEVIQGAKDIIAEKVSDDAALRQWIRQQTWQTGTIVSFGKETEKDEKRVFEMYYDHREPIAKAPAHRILAMNRGEKEGILRIDIDVDADRMTAYIRQQIVTNEQSSAAPIVVEAIEDAYKRLIAPSIERDVRNELTERAEERAIHIFAENLRNLLLQPPLKGKVVLGVDPAYRTGCKLAVVDETGKVLHIDVIYPHPPKNEVEKAKEKLKQLLHTYQVELIAIGNGTASRETEQFVADTISEWDGNVFYLIVNEAGASVYSASDLARKEFPHLQVEERSAVSIARRVQDPLAELVKIDPKSVGVGQYQHDVSQKKLEQSLQFVVETVVNQVGVNVNTASPTLLQYVSGLTKTVAENIVKYREEHGKFSNRTQLKHIPRLGAKTYEQCIGFLRILDGDEPLDRTPIHPERYEEVYQLLHRLGFSTEAIGSEQLRGALEGINIEEVAQELNIGILTLQDIIDALNRPERDPRDDLPKPILKKHVLKMEDLRKGMELEGTVRNVVDFGVFVDIGVKQDGLVHISKLSTRYVKHPLDVVSVGDIVKVWVDSVDLQKERIALTMIPPTLENTLS from the coding sequence TTGTGTAGCTATTTTTGTTTAGGGGAGGAATTTTGTTTGGAGCTACTAAAGCAACTAGCTGCGCAATTAAACATTCCATTTATACATGTACAACACGTCATTCAACTTCATGAGGAAGGGAATACGATTCCGTTTATTGCGCGCTATCGAAAAGAAATGACTGGTGCGCTCGATGAAGTGCAAATTCGCACCATTTTAGATGAATGGAATTACTTGCAAAACTTAGCAAAACGAAAAGAAGAAGTGATTCGTTTAATCGATGAACAAGGAAAGTTAACGAATGAGCTGAAAGAAGCGATTACAAAAGCAACGAAACTGCAAGAGGTGGAAGATTTATATCGCCCGTATAAACAAAAACGACGAACGAAAGCGACAATCGCAAAAGAAAAAGGGCTAGAACCTTTTGCAGAATGGTTATTAACGTTTCCTAATGAGTCAATTGCAGAGCGAGCGAAATTATTTATTGACGAACAAAAGGAAGTACGTACGATCGATGAGGTCATTCAAGGGGCCAAAGACATTATCGCTGAAAAAGTGTCAGATGATGCAGCCCTTCGGCAATGGATTCGTCAACAAACGTGGCAAACGGGCACCATTGTTTCTTTTGGAAAAGAAACGGAAAAAGACGAAAAGCGTGTATTTGAAATGTACTACGACCACCGTGAGCCGATCGCCAAAGCACCTGCTCATCGTATCTTAGCGATGAATCGGGGTGAAAAAGAAGGAATTTTACGCATTGACATTGACGTAGATGCGGACCGAATGACCGCATACATTCGTCAACAAATCGTAACGAACGAACAATCATCGGCCGCTCCCATTGTTGTGGAAGCGATTGAAGATGCATATAAACGTTTAATTGCTCCATCAATTGAACGGGATGTGCGAAATGAGTTGACAGAACGCGCGGAAGAACGAGCGATTCACATTTTCGCTGAAAATTTGCGCAATTTATTGTTACAACCACCATTAAAAGGGAAAGTTGTTTTGGGAGTAGACCCAGCGTATCGAACAGGATGTAAGTTAGCTGTTGTCGATGAAACGGGAAAAGTACTTCATATCGATGTCATTTACCCGCATCCTCCGAAAAATGAAGTTGAAAAAGCAAAAGAAAAATTAAAGCAATTACTTCATACGTATCAAGTGGAGCTAATTGCCATTGGGAACGGAACGGCGTCGCGAGAGACAGAGCAGTTTGTAGCCGATACAATTTCTGAGTGGGACGGAAACGTGTTTTATTTGATCGTCAATGAAGCAGGGGCAAGTGTATATTCTGCATCAGATTTGGCGCGTAAAGAGTTTCCGCATTTGCAAGTGGAAGAGAGAAGCGCTGTCTCGATTGCCCGTCGTGTGCAAGATCCACTTGCTGAATTAGTAAAAATAGATCCAAAATCTGTTGGGGTCGGCCAATATCAACATGACGTGTCGCAAAAAAAGCTTGAGCAATCGTTGCAGTTTGTTGTTGAAACAGTAGTCAACCAAGTTGGTGTGAACGTTAATACTGCTTCTCCAACGTTATTGCAATATGTATCGGGCCTAACAAAGACGGTAGCTGAAAACATTGTGAAATATCGGGAGGAGCACGGGAAGTTCTCGAATCGCACGCAATTAAAACATATTCCACGCCTTGGTGCGAAAACGTACGAACAATGTATCGGGTTTTTACGTATTTTAGATGGGGATGAGCCGTTAGATCGCACACCAATTCACCCCGAGCGATATGAAGAGGTATATCAATTGCTACATCGCCTTGGCTTTTCAACAGAGGCGATTGGAAGTGAGCAGTTGCGAGGGGCGCTTGAAGGAATTAACATCGAAGAAGTAGCACAAGAACTGAATATCGGCATATTGACACTTCAAGATATCATCGATGCATTGAATCGCCCGGAACGTGACCCGCGTGATGATTTGCCAAAACCAATCTTAAAGAAACATGTGTTAAAGATGGAGGATTTAAGAAAGGGAATGGAGTTAGAGGGCACCGTACGAAACGTCGTCGATTTTGGAGTATTTGTAGATATTGGTGTGAAACAAGATGGACTTGTTCATATTTCGAAACTAAGTACGCGATATGTCAAACATCCGCTTGATGTTGTGTCTGTCGGAGATATTGTGAAAGTATGGGTTGATTCGGTCGATTTACAAAAAGAGCGCATCGCTTTAACAATGATTCCACCAACATTGGAAAACACACTGTCATGA
- a CDS encoding PemK family transcriptional regulator, translated as MIVKRGDVYFADLSPVVGSEQGGVRPVLVIQNDIGNRFSPTVIVAAITAQIQKAKLPTHVEIDAKRYGFERDSVILLEQIRTIDKQRLTDKITHLDDEMMDKVDEALQISLGLIDF; from the coding sequence TTGATTGTCAAACGTGGTGACGTGTATTTTGCCGATCTTTCTCCAGTAGTTGGATCAGAGCAAGGGGGCGTGCGCCCTGTGCTTGTTATTCAAAATGACATCGGGAACCGTTTTAGTCCAACCGTCATCGTTGCTGCCATTACTGCGCAAATCCAAAAAGCGAAGTTGCCTACACATGTTGAAATCGACGCAAAGCGCTACGGATTTGAACGGGACTCTGTCATTTTACTTGAACAAATTCGGACGATTGATAAACAACGTCTGACAGATAAGATTACCCATCTAGATGATGAGATGATGGATAAAGTAGATGAAGCGTTGCAAATTAGTCTCGGTCTCATTGATTTTTAA
- a CDS encoding antitoxin endoai produces the protein MSESSATTEIVIRLPQALVSELDGIVKQENGTRNELIYQAMKMYIRERKKRQIREAMRRGYMEMAKINLSLASEAFLAEYEADHTVERLVSGG, from the coding sequence GTGTCTGAATCCAGCGCAACAACAGAAATTGTTATTCGGTTACCGCAGGCGTTAGTGAGCGAATTAGATGGAATTGTGAAGCAAGAAAACGGCACCCGAAATGAACTGATTTATCAAGCGATGAAAATGTACATCCGTGAGCGGAAAAAGCGTCAAATTCGAGAAGCGATGAGACGTGGGTATATGGAGATGGCGAAAATTAATTTGTCGCTTGCGTCGGAAGCTTTTCTTGCAGAATATGAAGCTGACCACACCGTTGAACGCTTAGTTAGCGGGGGGTAA
- a CDS encoding alanine racemase yields MEKAFYRDTWAEIDLDAIFYNVQSMKQHVGSHVEVIAVVKANAYGHGDIQVAKTALEAGATRLAVAFLDEALALRKKGISLDVPILVLGATKPQYAPLAASQNIALTVFRADWFEQAIVYAPYEQPLNVHMKLDTGMGRLGAKTKEEVQQMIYAIEQHPSFILEGVYTHFATADEQNIDYFSFQYDTFLHMLEWLSIQPPLIHCANSAAGLRYPDRIFNAVRFGISMYGLAPSQEMKSLLPYPLKEAFSLHSRLTHVKKVKGGEKISYGATYEAETDEWIGTVPIGYADGWLRRMQHFSVLVDGKRAPIVGRVCMDQMMIRLPYELPVGTKVTLIGEQQGDRISVDDVAAHVNTINYEIPCTISYRVPRIFLKNKSIIEVRNAVL; encoded by the coding sequence ATGGAGAAAGCATTTTACCGCGATACATGGGCAGAGATTGATTTAGATGCGATTTTTTATAACGTACAGTCAATGAAACAGCATGTTGGATCTCACGTTGAAGTCATTGCTGTCGTGAAGGCGAACGCTTATGGACATGGGGATATTCAGGTGGCGAAAACAGCGCTTGAAGCAGGTGCAACACGTTTAGCCGTCGCTTTTTTAGACGAAGCGCTCGCTTTAAGAAAAAAAGGCATTTCTTTAGACGTACCGATTCTCGTACTTGGGGCAACAAAACCTCAATATGCGCCGTTAGCCGCTAGTCAAAACATTGCGCTCACTGTTTTTCGGGCGGATTGGTTTGAACAGGCGATCGTGTATGCCCCGTATGAACAACCGTTGAACGTTCACATGAAGTTAGATACAGGGATGGGGCGATTAGGAGCGAAAACAAAAGAAGAAGTGCAGCAAATGATATACGCAATCGAACAGCATCCTAGTTTCATACTCGAAGGAGTATACACACATTTTGCAACAGCTGATGAACAAAATATAGACTATTTTTCATTTCAATATGATACGTTTCTACACATGCTAGAATGGTTGTCGATTCAGCCACCGCTCATTCATTGCGCCAATAGTGCAGCAGGACTACGTTATCCCGATCGTATATTCAATGCGGTTCGTTTCGGTATCTCAATGTACGGATTAGCACCGTCGCAAGAAATGAAATCATTGTTACCTTATCCGTTAAAAGAAGCGTTTTCGCTTCACAGTCGCTTAACGCATGTAAAAAAAGTGAAAGGCGGAGAAAAAATAAGTTACGGAGCGACATATGAAGCGGAGACGGATGAATGGATCGGCACAGTTCCGATCGGTTATGCTGACGGATGGTTACGTCGGATGCAACATTTTTCTGTGCTCGTTGATGGAAAACGTGCCCCAATTGTTGGACGGGTTTGTATGGACCAAATGATGATTCGTTTGCCGTATGAGCTTCCTGTCGGTACAAAAGTGACGCTCATCGGTGAACAACAAGGGGACCGTATTTCCGTTGATGATGTTGCCGCGCATGTAAATACGATTAATTATGAAATTCCTTGTACAATTAGTTATCGTGTTCCCCGTATTTTTTTAAAAAACAAGAGTATAATTGAAGTGAGAAATGCGGTATTATAG
- a CDS encoding DUF4367 domain-containing protein, translated as MRRTWLFWCLLLLVVGSLAACGEKSQQDVLKALDEKVQTMSGYKAEAKMTLQTGTEPQVYEIEIWHKSPNYYRVNLKNAQRDQHQMILRNDEGVFVLTPALNKSFRFQSDWPQNASQVYLYESLVKDILADTKADFKATKNHYVFQTKTNYENKKMLPKQEITLNKKDLTPVKVTVMDVDSQPMLTVEFSKVEWNASFDDNAFDVSKNMTRAKLENEQEATTAANQQAAPVMYPTYELDGVKLVEEKEFTTANGKRMVMTFAGEKSFTLVQEKAHAVPTANVSTTVKGEPVDLGFAVGALANGTLTWTYKGVDFILASQDLTKEEMVAIARSVQGKVMK; from the coding sequence ATGAGACGAACATGGCTTTTTTGGTGCCTGCTTCTTTTGGTTGTAGGCAGTTTGGCCGCTTGCGGAGAAAAGTCGCAACAAGATGTATTAAAGGCGCTCGATGAGAAAGTACAAACGATGTCTGGGTACAAAGCCGAAGCAAAAATGACGCTGCAAACAGGGACGGAGCCACAAGTATATGAAATTGAGATTTGGCATAAGTCTCCAAATTACTATCGCGTGAACTTGAAAAACGCCCAGCGTGATCAACATCAAATGATTTTGCGCAACGACGAAGGAGTATTTGTATTAACGCCTGCACTAAATAAAAGTTTTCGCTTTCAAAGCGACTGGCCGCAAAACGCAAGTCAAGTATATTTGTATGAATCGCTCGTAAAAGACATTTTAGCTGATACGAAAGCGGATTTTAAAGCGACAAAAAACCATTACGTGTTCCAAACGAAAACAAATTATGAAAACAAAAAAATGTTACCGAAGCAAGAGATTACGTTAAATAAAAAAGATTTAACACCGGTAAAAGTGACGGTCATGGACGTTGACTCCCAACCGATGTTGACTGTTGAATTTTCCAAAGTTGAATGGAATGCTTCGTTTGATGATAACGCTTTTGATGTAAGTAAAAACATGACAAGAGCGAAGTTAGAAAATGAACAAGAAGCGACGACAGCAGCAAACCAACAAGCAGCGCCGGTCATGTATCCGACATACGAACTCGATGGTGTGAAACTTGTTGAAGAAAAAGAATTTACAACAGCAAATGGCAAGCGGATGGTGATGACATTTGCTGGGGAAAAGTCGTTTACGCTTGTACAAGAAAAAGCGCATGCTGTACCGACAGCAAACGTATCGACAACTGTTAAAGGTGAGCCTGTTGATTTAGGGTTTGCTGTTGGAGCGCTGGCAAACGGCACGTTGACGTGGACGTATAAAGGTGTCGATTTTATTCTCGCTTCACAAGATTTAACGAAAGAAGAAATGGTTGCGATTGCCCGTTCGGTGCAAGGGAAGGTTATGAAGTAA
- a CDS encoding holo-ACP synthase — MIVGIGIDIVELHRVAELMERQPKFIERILTHNEHIRFQQLSSKRKIEFVAGRFAAKEAYAKALGTGIGTHVSFHDIEIKNDENGKPYIISPSMDERVHVSISHSEHYAVAQVIIERLSS, encoded by the coding sequence ATGATCGTTGGTATTGGTATCGATATTGTCGAATTACATCGCGTGGCAGAGCTAATGGAACGTCAGCCGAAATTTATCGAGCGCATTTTAACACACAATGAACATATTCGTTTTCAACAATTATCGTCAAAACGAAAAATTGAATTTGTGGCTGGGCGATTTGCAGCAAAAGAAGCGTATGCGAAAGCGTTAGGGACGGGGATTGGTACACATGTTTCTTTTCACGATATTGAAATAAAAAATGACGAAAACGGCAAGCCGTATATTATTTCTCCATCCATGGATGAACGTGTGCACGTTTCGATTTCACATAGCGAACATTATGCAGTTGCGCAAGTAATCATTGAACGCTTGTCAAGCTAG
- a CDS encoding DEAD/DEAH box helicase — protein MVTFNEFGLSPELMKAVSKMGFEEATPIQAATIPLSLQNRDVIGQAQTGTGKTAAFGIPLIEKIDMNNDAVQAIVVAPTRELAIQVSEELYKIGSTKRVRVLPIYGGQDIERQIRALKKHPHIIVGTPGRILDHIQRRTLRLQHVHTVVLDEADEMLNMGFVEDIEAILSHVPTERQTLLFSATMPEPIRRIAERFMNNPELVRVKAKEMTVPNIEQYYIEIQEKKKFDTLTRLLDIQSPELAIVFGRTKRRVDELAEALNLRGYAAEGIHGDLSQAKRLSVLRKFKEGSIDILVATDVAARGLDISGVTHVYNFDIPQDPESYVHRIGRTGRAGKTGMAITFVTPREIGQLHHIEKTTKRKMERMKPPTLDEALEGQQRAAIEKLLATIEHNNLAFYKRAAEELLEEHDSVSLVAACIKMLTKEPDMTPVQLTEEPPLMKKEKKRQVQTRQRRNETRSRGSKTRTKR, from the coding sequence TTGGTTACATTTAATGAATTTGGATTAAGTCCAGAATTGATGAAAGCAGTTAGTAAAATGGGATTTGAAGAGGCAACGCCGATTCAAGCGGCCACCATTCCGCTCAGTTTGCAAAATCGCGATGTCATCGGGCAAGCGCAAACGGGAACAGGAAAAACGGCGGCATTTGGCATTCCGCTTATTGAAAAAATTGATATGAACAACGATGCGGTGCAAGCAATCGTTGTTGCGCCGACGAGGGAACTAGCGATTCAAGTATCTGAAGAACTATATAAAATCGGTTCCACAAAGCGTGTGCGCGTGTTGCCGATTTACGGCGGACAGGATATTGAACGGCAAATTCGTGCTTTAAAAAAACACCCGCACATTATTGTTGGTACGCCTGGGCGCATTTTAGATCATATTCAACGTCGCACACTTCGCTTGCAACATGTGCATACAGTCGTATTAGACGAAGCAGATGAAATGTTGAACATGGGCTTCGTTGAAGATATTGAAGCGATTTTAAGCCATGTGCCGACAGAGCGTCAAACGCTTCTTTTTTCAGCGACGATGCCAGAACCGATTCGCCGCATCGCTGAGCGATTTATGAACAATCCGGAACTCGTTCGTGTGAAAGCGAAAGAAATGACTGTTCCGAATATCGAACAATATTATATTGAAATTCAAGAAAAGAAAAAGTTTGATACGTTAACGCGCTTGTTAGATATTCAATCACCTGAGCTAGCGATTGTTTTCGGAAGAACGAAACGCCGTGTCGATGAGCTAGCGGAAGCACTCAACTTGCGCGGCTATGCGGCGGAAGGCATTCATGGCGACTTAAGCCAAGCGAAACGCTTATCTGTATTGCGTAAGTTTAAGGAAGGTTCCATCGATATTTTAGTCGCAACAGATGTAGCGGCGCGTGGTTTAGATATTTCTGGTGTCACACACGTATACAATTTCGATATTCCACAAGATCCAGAAAGCTATGTTCATCGTATTGGCCGAACAGGGCGTGCTGGGAAAACAGGAATGGCGATTACGTTCGTTACTCCACGTGAAATCGGACAGTTGCACCATATCGAAAAAACGACCAAGCGGAAAATGGAACGGATGAAACCGCCAACGTTAGATGAGGCGCTTGAAGGGCAACAGCGGGCAGCGATTGAAAAACTGCTTGCGACAATTGAACATAACAATTTGGCGTTTTATAAACGGGCGGCGGAGGAATTATTAGAAGAGCACGACTCTGTTTCGCTTGTTGCCGCATGTATTAAAATGTTAACAAAAGAGCCGGATATGACACCGGTGCAGTTGACAGAAGAGCCACCGCTTATGAAAAAAGAGAAAAAGCGACAAGTACAAACGCGTCAACGTCGCAATGAGACGCGCAGCCGCGGATCGAAAACGCGCACAAAGCGATAG